The following proteins come from a genomic window of Candidatus Poribacteria bacterium:
- a CDS encoding hybrid sensor histidine kinase/response regulator: MAEAKVLVIDDEQTMLDACKQVLSKRGYEVLTALSGEEGLRIAKESKPDIAIVDLKMPGIDGMEVLERLSEIDPSMVKIVITGYATVESAVDAMKRGAYDFLPKPFTPDELRVIVRRGLEKRRLEAERESLRRERDRLKADFISIVTHQLKSPLVAIRQYIEAISSGAMGEVPAPVKEVLERCSERADELLKMINDWLDMSRIESGKLAEKMVPINLTEVLDEAIEELQPLAEENAIEIIRMYPERVPPIKGDSDSLKQAFSNIISNAIKYNKPNGSVTISLRDSDEGVFISISDTGIGIAEENLPYIFDEFFRVRSKEHPKLTGSGLGLSITKKIIEAHSGRIEVESRLGEGTTFTLFLPRREIE, from the coding sequence ATGGCCGAGGCAAAGGTGCTGGTGATAGATGATGAACAGACCATGCTCGACGCGTGTAAACAGGTTCTGAGCAAGCGCGGATATGAGGTTTTAACCGCCCTATCGGGGGAGGAGGGCCTCAGGATAGCGAAGGAGTCCAAGCCGGATATAGCGATCGTCGACCTTAAGATGCCCGGCATCGACGGGATGGAGGTGTTGGAGAGATTGAGCGAGATCGACCCGTCGATGGTGAAGATCGTCATAACCGGATACGCCACGGTCGAATCGGCGGTGGATGCCATGAAACGCGGCGCATACGATTTCCTCCCCAAGCCCTTTACACCCGACGAGCTCAGGGTTATCGTCAGAAGGGGGCTTGAGAAGAGGAGACTTGAAGCTGAGAGGGAATCGCTGAGACGGGAGAGGGATAGGCTCAAGGCAGATTTCATCTCCATCGTCACACACCAGTTGAAGTCGCCTCTCGTGGCCATCAGACAGTACATCGAGGCGATCTCATCGGGAGCTATGGGCGAGGTCCCGGCCCCGGTCAAAGAGGTACTGGAGAGATGTTCCGAGAGAGCGGATGAGCTGTTGAAGATGATCAACGACTGGCTGGATATGTCCCGTATCGAATCGGGCAAGCTCGCCGAGAAGATGGTCCCTATCAACCTCACCGAGGTGCTCGACGAGGCGATCGAGGAGCTTCAGCCGCTGGCGGAGGAAAACGCCATAGAGATAATCAGAATGTATCCGGAACGGGTCCCGCCGATCAAGGGGGATTCCGATAGCCTCAAGCAGGCGTTTTCAAACATCATCTCCAACGCCATCAAGTATAACAAACCTAACGGCTCCGTCACGATAAGCCTCAGGGACAGCGACGAGGGGGTTTTCATATCCATATCCGACACGGGCATAGGGATCGCCGAGGAGAACCTGCCCTACATATTCGACGAGTTCTTCAGGGTTCGATCCAAAGAACACCCTAAACTCACCGGGAGCGGTCTTGGGCTGTCCATAACGAAGAAGATCATCGAGGCGCATTCGGGCAGAATTGAGGTTGAAAGCAGACTCGGTGAGGGGACGACCTTCACCCTGTTTCTGCCCAGGAGGGAGATCGAGTGA
- a CDS encoding sulfatase translates to MNILFIICDTLRRDFLGCYGNEWIKTPNIDRLAEESVVFDTAYIGSFPTMPARAEVMTGKHVFHTIGWAPLPRGETVVQSLLRRQGYVTMLITDHYQMLAPGMNYHQGFSGHRWIRGQQNDPYTTDDIPIQFPCDPSKCRQPEQLVVPFLRNRAYWVYERDWPIPRVIQEAVDWLERNYTHEKFLLYLDLFSIHEPWDPPQWYVDLYDPGYEGEKVILPRYDKVDYLTEEELRHVRALYAGTVTMMDKWVGWLLDKFRDVGIWDDTAVIFTSDHGWYLGEHGLIGKHTVLEPKRGWQFYDEVARIPLIMKIPGIQGSRRCEALVQLVDVMPTLAELGGARAPEGIHGRSLLPLLRGEVDKVRDLAVCSPRLPTDPETLVWSAVTDGEWSLMDGGALGKPELYHLPTDPKQQRDLFNERRDIALRLHEEYLRFLSGIGTSEERIALRRWPDRE, encoded by the coding sequence ATGAATATCCTTTTCATCATCTGCGATACCCTGAGGAGGGATTTCCTCGGATGTTACGGGAACGAATGGATAAAGACCCCCAATATAGACAGGCTCGCTGAGGAGTCGGTCGTCTTCGATACCGCCTATATCGGTTCCTTCCCGACGATGCCCGCAAGGGCGGAGGTCATGACGGGGAAACATGTGTTCCACACCATCGGCTGGGCTCCGCTTCCCAGGGGCGAAACGGTCGTCCAGTCCCTCCTCCGCCGTCAGGGGTATGTGACCATGCTGATAACCGACCACTATCAGATGCTCGCCCCCGGCATGAACTACCATCAGGGGTTCAGCGGGCATCGGTGGATAAGGGGACAGCAGAACGATCCGTATACCACCGATGACATCCCCATCCAGTTCCCGTGCGATCCCAGCAAGTGTCGTCAGCCCGAACAGCTTGTGGTGCCATTCCTTCGCAACAGGGCCTACTGGGTGTATGAGAGGGATTGGCCCATACCGAGGGTGATCCAGGAGGCCGTGGATTGGCTTGAACGCAATTATACACACGAGAAATTTCTGCTCTATCTGGATCTGTTCTCCATCCATGAACCCTGGGATCCGCCCCAATGGTATGTCGACCTTTATGATCCCGGCTATGAGGGCGAGAAGGTGATATTGCCACGCTACGATAAGGTCGATTACCTGACGGAGGAGGAGTTGAGACACGTGAGGGCCCTTTACGCGGGGACGGTCACGATGATGGATAAATGGGTCGGCTGGCTGCTGGATAAGTTCAGGGATGTCGGGATCTGGGATGATACGGCCGTCATATTCACGTCGGATCACGGTTGGTATCTGGGGGAACACGGGCTTATAGGCAAGCATACCGTCCTTGAGCCCAAAAGAGGATGGCAGTTTTACGACGAGGTGGCCCGTATCCCCCTGATAATGAAGATCCCCGGGATACAGGGAAGCCGAAGGTGCGAGGCGCTGGTGCAGCTGGTCGACGTCATGCCCACACTTGCGGAGCTCGGAGGTGCGAGGGCGCCGGAGGGGATTCACGGTAGATCTCTGCTCCCGCTGCTTCGGGGCGAGGTGGATAAAGTTCGGGACCTCGCTGTCTGCTCGCCCAGGCTTCCAACCGATCCCGAGACGCTCGTGTGGAGCGCCGTCACCGATGGCGAATGGTCACTGATGGACGGGGGCGCTCTGGGGAAACCCGAGCTGTATCACCTGCCGACCGATCCGAAACAGCAGCGAGATCTCTTCAACGAACGTAGGGATATCGCCCTCCGACTTCATGAGGAGTATCTTCGATTTCTCTCCGGCATAGGGACGTCGGAGGAGAGGATCGCCCTGCGGCGTTGGCCCGACCGGGAATAG
- a CDS encoding arylsulfatase: MSDRPNIIFILADDLGYRDLGCYGQERIKTPNIDRMAEEGIRFSQCYTGSPICAPSRCVLMTGKHTGHATVRDNFARVGGVLILDNGPPQRRVPLKPEDITVAQVLKKAGYATGITGKWGLGEPGTEAVPNKKGFDKWFGYLNQRRAHTYYPPFLWRNEEKVILGGKCYSHDLFTEFALDFIRSHKDEPFFLYLAYTLPHPKYEIPSTKPYTDEPWPEEAKMYAAMVTRLDRDVGRILNLLKELDIDERTILFLCSDNGAGRRWEGLFDSNGPLRAEKGWLYEGGIRTPMIVRWKGKVPAGLVSDAVWYFADFLPTAAALAGVESPHDIDGMNVLPTLLGEDQPELRRRFLYWEFPGHGYQQAVRIGDWKAVRPKWGEPLELYDLSTDVSEEKSVAERHPEVIERIEEYMKGARVDSEYWPTPS, translated from the coding sequence ATGAGCGACAGGCCGAACATCATCTTCATCCTGGCCGATGATCTCGGTTACAGGGATCTTGGTTGTTACGGCCAGGAGAGGATAAAAACCCCAAATATCGACAGGATGGCCGAGGAGGGGATACGGTTCAGCCAGTGTTACACCGGAAGCCCGATATGCGCTCCGTCGCGCTGCGTGCTGATGACCGGCAAACACACCGGACACGCCACCGTCAGGGATAACTTCGCAAGGGTGGGTGGGGTGCTGATCCTGGATAACGGCCCGCCTCAGAGGCGTGTGCCGCTCAAGCCGGAGGATATCACGGTAGCTCAGGTGCTTAAAAAAGCCGGTTACGCGACGGGCATCACTGGCAAATGGGGATTGGGCGAGCCGGGAACCGAGGCCGTGCCCAATAAGAAGGGGTTCGATAAATGGTTCGGATACCTCAACCAGAGACGTGCCCATACCTATTATCCCCCGTTCCTCTGGCGTAACGAGGAGAAGGTCATCCTGGGCGGCAAATGTTACTCGCACGACCTGTTCACCGAGTTCGCTCTGGATTTCATCCGCTCCCATAAGGATGAGCCGTTCTTCCTATATCTCGCCTACACCCTCCCGCATCCCAAGTACGAGATACCCAGCACCAAACCTTACACGGACGAACCCTGGCCTGAGGAGGCGAAGATGTATGCGGCGATGGTCACGCGGCTGGACAGAGACGTCGGCAGGATATTAAACCTCCTGAAGGAGCTCGATATAGACGAGCGGACGATCCTGTTCCTCTGCTCGGATAACGGCGCGGGCAGGAGATGGGAGGGGCTATTCGACAGCAACGGGCCTCTGCGGGCTGAGAAAGGCTGGCTCTATGAGGGCGGCATACGCACGCCGATGATAGTGAGATGGAAGGGCAAGGTGCCGGCCGGACTCGTCAGCGATGCCGTCTGGTATTTCGCCGATTTCCTGCCCACGGCGGCCGCGCTGGCCGGGGTTGAGTCGCCTCACGATATCGATGGGATGAACGTCCTTCCAACCCTGCTCGGGGAAGATCAGCCAGAGCTGAGAAGGAGGTTCCTGTACTGGGAGTTTCCCGGCCACGGGTATCAGCAGGCGGTCCGGATCGGCGATTGGAAAGCGGTCAGACCCAAATGGGGAGAGCCGCTTGAGCTGTACGATCTGTCGACGGATGTCTCAGAGGAAAAGAGCGTGGCTGAACGACATCCGGAGGTGATCGAGAGGATCGAGGAATATATGAAAGGGGCTCGGGTCGATTCGGAATATTGGCCCACACCGAGCTGA
- a CDS encoding response regulator, with product MERKILIVEDDEDFASAVKSILEANSYLVRHATNREEACRMVEEDKPDLIILDIMMERLNDGFVLCSQFKNDPEYRDIPILAVSAITAKTGFKFSPQTDGEYFKADDYVEKPVMAVDLLKRVERLLEKEEGK from the coding sequence ATGGAGAGGAAGATACTGATCGTGGAAGATGACGAGGATTTCGCCAGCGCCGTGAAATCCATCCTGGAGGCCAACTCCTATCTCGTCAGACATGCCACCAACAGGGAGGAGGCGTGTAGGATGGTCGAGGAGGACAAGCCCGATCTGATCATCCTCGACATCATGATGGAGAGGTTGAACGACGGGTTTGTCCTCTGCAGCCAATTTAAAAACGATCCGGAATACAGGGATATCCCGATCCTAGCCGTCTCAGCCATAACGGCGAAAACCGGCTTCAAGTTCTCACCTCAGACCGACGGCGAGTATTTCAAGGCGGACGACTACGTCGAGAAGCCGGTCATGGCCGTTGATCTTCTGAAAAGGGTCGAGAGGCTCCTTGAGAAGGAGGAGGGGAAATGA
- a CDS encoding response regulator, which produces MEWLSGGRVIILDPLSGRFIGDLLTENRIESMVASSLSELLAELTCEGVRCLILNDTLRGGRAYEFIPIIKPLRPDLPIIVTAAYNLPDLELRYRLEGVFYYHVQPLGFDDLILAVKSALARGIERKIMVVDDDYDFIDGIRRMVERYGFRVIPAFGSEDALAKAMFSRPDLILIDLMMHGIWDGFRLCWKLKGKSQFKDIPILMMTSMADSPERLSLLTPFSICGEGFIPKPTRADELIREISRFIRR; this is translated from the coding sequence TTGGAATGGCTCAGCGGCGGGAGGGTGATCATCCTCGACCCGCTCTCCGGGAGGTTCATAGGCGACCTGCTCACTGAGAATCGGATCGAATCGATGGTCGCCTCGAGCTTGAGCGAGCTTCTGGCTGAGCTGACATGCGAAGGGGTGAGATGTCTGATCTTAAACGACACGCTGAGGGGAGGGCGGGCGTATGAGTTCATCCCCATCATCAAGCCGCTCAGACCGGATCTGCCGATAATCGTCACAGCCGCCTATAACCTGCCGGATCTGGAGCTCAGATACAGGTTGGAGGGCGTGTTCTACTATCACGTCCAGCCTCTGGGGTTCGACGATCTGATCCTCGCCGTGAAAAGCGCCCTCGCCAGGGGGATCGAGAGAAAGATCATGGTGGTCGACGATGATTACGATTTCATCGACGGGATACGACGGATGGTGGAGAGATACGGCTTCAGGGTGATCCCGGCCTTCGGCAGCGAGGATGCGCTGGCGAAGGCGATGTTTTCCAGACCCGACCTGATCCTGATCGACCTGATGATGCATGGGATATGGGACGGGTTCAGGCTGTGCTGGAAGCTGAAGGGTAAGAGCCAGTTCAAGGATATACCCATCCTGATGATGACCTCTATGGCCGACTCCCCTGAAAGACTCTCGCTTCTGACTCCTTTTTCGATCTGCGGTGAGGGGTTCATCCCTAAGCCTACAAGGGCGGATGAGCTGATACGCGAGATATCCCGATTCATCAGGAGGTGA